The sequence TGGGATTACTTTTATTTTTATCTATTTTGTTTTTGGGCTCAAAATTTTACAAAAAAAACACAGCGTTAATATTAATTTCATTCTTTATTATAGCAACAGCAGCAGCTGCCGGGCTTAGTAGGGTTAGTATGGGGGTAGTAGAAGCAACTTCTTCTAGATATACTATTTACTCTTCAATATTATTAGCATGTTTGTACATTCTGTTGATTGGTAGAATAAAATCTATTCTTTACAAACGCAACATTTTTATAATTTCAAGCTTAATAGCCATATCAATTTTTTTGTGCTGGGTTCCTAAAGGTATTGCTTCATTAGAGAACAAAGAAGTTTTGTTAAAGTCAAGTCTTGTGTATCCATCAGAACAAAGAGCTATAAAAATATTAGAAAATTCATTTAAATTGGGCACTTTTATGCCTATTGCTCAAATATATAAATTTTTGCCTTCTTATTATGCTTTTGCTATTGATCTAAATCAACCAACCTCTTACACAATAGAATCAATCACATTAAATAATACAAAACCTTTATATAACTTATCACAAAATCCTACACCTCCAACTGATATAAATCTAACAAAAAATGATAAAAATGACATTATCCAAATATCTGGCTGGGCAGTAGACAGCGTTGCAAAAAATGCTGATAGAGGTGTTATTGCAGTAATAGATAATAAATATTTTTATCCGTTAGGAAGTGGAGTCCAAAGACCTGATGTAAGTAAGGCTTTTAATAACTCAAATTATGAATATTCCGGATTTAGTGGTTCAATACCTTTGAACGAATTAAGTTATGGGAAACACATTTTAACCTTAAGAATAATAAATTATGATGAAACTGGTTATTATGAATCTAAGCCAATAGAACTAAATATTGAAAAGTAATGTAGAATAATTATGAATTGTGTTATCTTTAATTTATTTATCTCAACTATCTGGAGGTTCATATTAAAGATTTAGAATTGAATGCTGATAAAGTTTTTCTCACGCATAAAGAAAGGGTAGTCAGGTTTATCCTCATAGGTTTAATTTCTGCTGCCTTTAACTTTCTTCTAATATATGTCTTCATAGATCTTTTCAGAATGAACTCTTTATTTGATGACGAGTTGCGATTGATTGATATTGGGTCTTATTCTCAAATTTTTAAATAAAATTATAAAAATTTTTTTAAACACTGTGCTTTTTGCTTAAATTGTAGGTAAATTGTAAGATAAACCAAATCTCTACAAACAAAAGATTGGATAAAATTTACATCGATGTTAAGAAATCTAAAAAATAATAATCTACTCTACGCTTAAACTTCCACTAATCACACCATCATTAAAGTTTACGCTTATATTTGATACCTCACCGTCTATAGGACTAAATATATTTAATCTTTCAATGTGTCTGTTGTTATTTTCAATCTGAACGCTTAACTTAGCCTGTTCAGACTGAATGCTTGCAATCTCAAGCTCTTCATTTGCCTTCAGATTAGATATATCATTCTCAATATTCTTTACTGCCTGCTCAGAGATTAAGCCTTCTCTATAAAGATTTTTATTTAATTCAAGTTCTTTATATTTACTTTCGAGTTTTTCTTTGTAATTTGCCTGTATCTTTTCTATAGAGTTATTTAGTTTTGAAAAATCTATATAATTTTTATTATTCTCAAGTTTTAAAGCGTCCTGTTCTTTCGATGATATAACGAGTATGTCGCCTTTCTTTACCTTCTGGCCTACTTTAACCTTTATGTCTGATATGTCAAGTGCGTTAAAGCGTACAGTGATTTTATTTATATTTTCAGGGATATTTTTATCTGTATAATTTTTTTTCTCTGAAGTGTAATTGAGTTCTGAAGCGTGCGCTACGTCTTTATAAACTTTCTTCTCATATCTTATTGCAAGCTTACCACTGGTTATATGTGTATTCTTTAGCCTGTCAAGGTCTTCAAGCCTTGCAAACTGTAACTCTATTCTCTTTTGGTTTAACTTTATAGGGTTATATTGTGTGGGATATGAGGCTATATGATAGTGTTCATCGTCTATATATAACTCGCCTGTAATAAATGCTCTTGTGTCAGGGTCAGTAATGCTACTTTCAATGTCTGAGATAATTTTACGTATATTCGTCCTGTAAACGCTAATATTTTTGTTTGATATCAAGATATTATCGCCTGTCTTCTCTTCCATAGAAAACGGCTGGATATTATCAGTTATGCCTTTTCCTACGCTATAGAGATATCCTGTTTCAGTGTCTTCTACTATAAGGCTATTTGCGCCTATCCATCCACAAGCCTTAAACTGCTTGTTAATCTTCTCGTGTGTAACGTTGTGAATGCCTTTAAGGTTAACAATTGTTTCTTTCTCTGATGCCTCATATTTCACGTCTGACAATGCGCCTACTGGATTTTGAATAATTGAATGAATTATTTTTTTATAGCTCTCTGTTGGTAGACAAATAACAAATAGTAATATAAATATTCCTGCTAATATTTTCTCTACCTTGCTACCTGGCATGAAGCCTCTAAATGCTGCATCTTTTTTCGTAATAAGTGAAAACCTGATAAATGAAGGATAAAGAAGCCTTACGCCTGTAACAGAAAAGCTTTCTAATATTAAGTGTGAAATATAGCCTATCTCTAAGCTAAGCAAATAAGAAGTGTTTAATTTAAAGATAAAGAATGCTAAGTTTATTAATAGAGAAAAAATTAGATAACATAGTATTGAGTTTGTAAAGTCTATTATTTCCTGTTGGTTAACAGTAAGCTTATTAAAAATTGTAAAGGTTGATGATTTTCTGATTTTAAAGAGTATAACTGGCGTAAAACATATAAGGTTAGAGAATACACAGAGAATATAAAAGAATACATCAATCTTTACGTCATACGGTAAAAGTATCCTTACAAGCTGAATAAAAAGTAATGAAAAAGCTATATGAGTATAGAAGCTCATAAAGTTATCTCCATTTCTTTTATTTTCAATTCATCCTCTGTCTGCTCAAGCCTGCTTTTTATGTCAAGTAATTCTATGATCACTTTTTCCACCTCATCCCTGGTAATAAGTCCTGCATTGTATCTGTTCTGGACAATTTTAACCTGTGCCTCTTTTAATTTTAACTGTGCTTTTAAATTTTCTAACAAATTCTTTAGCCTCTTTATTTCTGCTATCTTAGCGTTATACTCAAGCGTCAATTTCTTTTTAATCTCTTTTAAATTAGCTTCTTTTTGCTGTAGTTCAATCTTTGCAAGCTCAATTTTTTCTTTGTACGTAGAAGTATTTAAAAATATATCCGTAATATTTCCTGATACTGATATCCCTGATGTGACATAGCCTTTAGATGGGTCATATCCTGAATGATAATGAATTTCTGGCTCTGATGCCTTCTTTAACTCTTTCTTCTGAATTTCAAGGTTTATTTTAGCCTTATCGTAATCATTTTTCGCTGTGATGTATTGATTATTTTTTGCTATGTATTCGTCAAGCGTTACAATCTCATTTGCTTGTGCTTTTTGAAAGGTTAGAAGTAAAAATAATATAGTTAAGATTAGCTTCATATAGTAATCCCAAAAAATATTTTAGAATTCTGGATATTAGCCGTTAAAAAGCCTGGTTGTCCTGTAATCTTAAATATCTTTATTCCTGCCTTCACGGCAAGGTTATTCTCTTGATATGTGATGCCAAAAAGCCCTTTATCGTTATTGATTGAAAAATTAATATTAGTCCCTGTGTGCCTGTCCTGCCTTGTGATATTCGTATACAGGCTTATAGTTGTATTTCTGTCTTCACCGTCTCTTAAATCTTTTTCAATTGATGCGGATATAGAATAGTTAGTAATCTTATGGTATACCACTGATATTGAACTGTTAAAGTCTGCAACGTTAAAATATCTGTCTATCATAAATGTAGATTTTATTTTGTCTGATTTAGTTAATGTGTGCCTTATATTAAAGTCAAATATCTTTTTATAGCTTGACATCTGATATGTAGGATGGCCTTTCAAGAAGTTAGCGTATATGTCAGATTTGATAGTCTTAAAATAAACGCTCTGGCTAATATAAAGGTCTTTCTTTTGTGCTATCTCTGAACCTGTAGTTGAGAAGTAATTTTCAATCTTTAATCTTTTGTGATCATACTTGTTATATATGCTGCTTCCTGATAGTGCCTTAGTTTTCTTGTCAAACTCAGAACCTATTGAAGTAGAAAATTCACCTGTTACGTATCTGGTCCCAAAGATAACATTTTCTCTCTTTTTCTCTTTGTCTGTGCTGTCTATGTAAAAGTAGTGTATGCCGTCCTTTTCTGAGTTGTCAGCTACTGCGTAATAATATCCTTTAAGATATTTTGCCTTTGGCCTGGTGAATAAATTTTTCTTTTCTTCTTCTGGATAATCGTAAACCCTGCCCGTGAAATACTCAAAGCCTTTTTCTTTCTCTTTAAAAGATAAGCCCTGTGCGCTTCTTTGATAGTGTCCTGCCTGTATATAACAGTCTCCTACGTTATAACTCATAAAATAATCTTCAGCGCTAATATTGGCTTTATTTTTTGTAATCTCTAAACTTGTAACGTCTGCATAAGCCTTATTATTTAGAGACAAAAATATAAAAATCAACAAAGTTATCCACATGATATAAACAAGTTATCAACAAGTTATCCACATATATCTATTAGATAATTTTCCTGAAATACTGATAATAGATAAACCTAAACAAAAAAAACATAGCCCCCATTGATCCCGCAAAGATATACGTGTCTTCATCGTTTAATCCAAGCGCTATAAACCTAAGCATAA comes from Thermodesulfobium acidiphilum and encodes:
- a CDS encoding metal-dependent hydrolase, whose translation is MSFYTHIAFSLLFIQLVRILLPYDVKIDVFFYILCVFSNLICFTPVILFKIRKSSTFTIFNKLTVNQQEIIDFTNSILCYLIFSLLINLAFFIFKLNTSYLLSLEIGYISHLILESFSVTGVRLLYPSFIRFSLITKKDAAFRGFMPGSKVEKILAGIFILLFVICLPTESYKKIIHSIIQNPVGALSDVKYEASEKETIVNLKGIHNVTHEKINKQFKACGWIGANSLIVEDTETGYLYSVGKGITDNIQPFSMEEKTGDNILISNKNISVYRTNIRKIISDIESSITDPDTRAFITGELYIDDEHYHIASYPTQYNPIKLNQKRIELQFARLEDLDRLKNTHITSGKLAIRYEKKVYKDVAHASELNYTSEKKNYTDKNIPENINKITVRFNALDISDIKVKVGQKVKKGDILVISSKEQDALKLENNKNYIDFSKLNNSIEKIQANYKEKLESKYKELELNKNLYREGLISEQAVKNIENDISNLKANEELEIASIQSEQAKLSVQIENNNRHIERLNIFSPIDGEVSNISVNFNDGVISGSLSVE
- a CDS encoding TolC family protein, which gives rise to MKLILTILFLLLTFQKAQANEIVTLDEYIAKNNQYITAKNDYDKAKINLEIQKKELKKASEPEIHYHSGYDPSKGYVTSGISVSGNITDIFLNTSTYKEKIELAKIELQQKEANLKEIKKKLTLEYNAKIAEIKRLKNLLENLKAQLKLKEAQVKIVQNRYNAGLITRDEVEKVIIELLDIKSRLEQTEDELKIKEMEITL